The Acipenser ruthenus chromosome 25, fAciRut3.2 maternal haplotype, whole genome shotgun sequence genome has a window encoding:
- the LOC117413653 gene encoding zona pellucida sperm-binding protein 3-like: protein MPSAMELFSYVFVVGILHFQRSEGYEAGTDLYHEENRDNAFPAFKQLEIGVSEGTSVKPSIQPKSYPAKFVPPRGIPVPVTPFPFKLLSPRVVPVNAPVPPALQRVMNPLPIIPMPRPLPTSLAAAVRVSCTPNKMHVWVRTDMYGFRCKSGTLTLGTRCRSNGVSGVYLLFTYDLKECGSKEFMEDGQLVYKNVLHYVPSAQNGTIRRSMPFTVPIECHYYRYHHVYRHGIRPLWRNQAHFKNLKTSYGFALRTVNGDWVPDPMMNTFYLGQPIHFQATTNLTVPGTKLFIHRCYATASPALNSTPRYTVIENYGCMVDSRHETCSSHFVTPRTDNTINFIVDAFQFNALSPLVNKYYMHCTMVVTSSMVTQSTKSCHYEKNTKRWVELEGNHSVCSCCDSVCIEDVTLPTGSVSSDTLLVLGKRGDHDAPIQHSGETYNEAKVPEHSDDAENDEGAVEADGDGR from the exons ATGCCATCTGCGATGGAGCTTTTTTCTTACGTTTTTGTTGTAGGTATTTTGCATTTTCAGAGATCTGAGGGATACGAGGCTGGTACAGACCTGTACCACGAGGAAAACCGGGATAATGCCTTCCCAGCATTCAAACAATTGGAAATTGGGGTGAGCGAGGGTACCTCCGTTAAACCTTCAATACAACCTAAATCTTACCCTGCAAAGTTTGTTCCACCTCGCGGCATCCCAGTGCCTGTCACTCCCTTCCCTTTCAAGCTGCTTAGTCCTCGGGTGGTCCCCGTCAATGCGCCCGTGCCGCCTGCGCTCCAAAGGGTCATGAATCCTCTGCCTATCATTCCCATGCCCCGGCCGCTACCTACTAGCCTTGCTGCAGCGGTCCGTGTGTCGTGCACACCAAACAAAATGCATGTGTGGGTTAGGACAGACATGTACGGGTTCAGGTGTAAATCAGGTACGTTAACTTTGGGGACCCGCTGCAGAAGCAATGGCGTCTCTGGTGTGTATCTCCTCTTTACCTACGACCTCAAAGAGTGTGGAAGCAAGGAGTTT ATGGAAGATGGACAGCTGGTCTACAAGAACGTTCTACATTATGTCCCATCTGCTCAAAACGGTACAATTCGAAGATCCATGCCATTCACTGTACCCATTGAGTGTCATTACTATAG GTATCACCACGTCTACAGGCATGGCATTCGTCCACTTTGGAGGAATCAAGCTCACTTCAAGAATCTCAAGACCTCATATGGCTTTGCCTTAAGAACAGTGAATG gtgactgGGTTCCTGATCCCATGATGAATACATTCTACCTTGGACAGCCCATACACTTCCAAGCTACTACAAATCTTACTGTTCCTGGGACGAAGCTTTTCATCCACCGCTGTTATGCAACGGCTTCGCCAGCTttaaattcaacccccagatacACAGTGATTGAGAATTATGG GTGCATGGTGGACAGCAGGCATGAAACCTGTAGCTCCCATTTTGTGACTCCCAGAACCGACAATACAATCAATTTCATTGTAGATGCCTTCCAGTTCAACgcactgtcccctctg GTGAACAAGTACTATATGCACTGCACAATGGTGGTAACCAGCAGCATGGTAACGCAGAGTACCAAGTCCTGCCACTATGAGAAGAACACAAAAAG GTGGGTGGAACTTGAAGGTAACCACAGTGTCTGTTCCTGCTGTGACTCTGTGTGCATCGAAGATGTGACTTTGCCCACTG GTAGTGTAAGCAGTGATACCCTGCTGGTCCTTGGAAAGCGGGGAGATCATGATGCTCCTATCCAGCATTCAGGGGAGACCTATAATGAGGCCAAGGTGCCAGAGCACAGTGACGACGCTGAGAATGATGAGGGGGCTGTGGAGGCGG ATGGTGATGGAAGATAA